Genomic DNA from Coffea arabica cultivar ET-39 chromosome 7e, Coffea Arabica ET-39 HiFi, whole genome shotgun sequence:
aaaaaatatctcaaaatatattctagaaatttttctactcttaaatatcccaaaatattttttaaaaatattccaaaatatactctaaaagctctgctacagcaaaatttttcataaacatcccaaaaaacagctaatccaaacagtATTTTTTTGGAGATATGGTAAGTCAAAAAGGCTCGGAACATAGGCTGTTTAACTGATTATGGTTCCTGGAAATCATTTAGGGGTTTTTTTGGGCTTTTTTTATGGTTCCTGGAACACAGGCTCTTTATTTTATCCATTTACCCATCTATTACCCCTAGACAAACACCCATCATTTATCCACAATATTTAGAGCCTATCAGTTAGCAAAGACATGGGAATGATATTGAACTGAAATTACTTCGTTTGACTTGTATTATGCTCAATTATAGTCCAGGAACTTCCGAAAAGAATTTTGAAAGTACAAAACATTTTTTGGCTTACCACTTTATTGATTTCAGTACATTTTGCGGTTTGCTTTGTTGTTCAGTATATGTAAGGGAAATAGTAGGAGTATAACATGTGTACCTTTTAAGTTTTTGCTTACTTGTCAATTTTATGCTACACGAACTGCATTAGTGTATTGAGTAGTAAGTTCAACCCATCAAGCCTTGCTTTTTTATGGTTGGCAAAGGCATTGTGCAATTGATAGCATATTAAATTATATAGTGCGATAAGTGTAGTTTTTATGTATTTAAACAAGGGGCTAAATCTATACCCATGCATCCTAAATCCACACTCTTAGTACAATGGTCCATTTATTAACTATCTATTGGATCCATTAGTTGTCTGATGTCATTTTCAACCTCTGCCCTCAGCATGCATCATTATGATACGTTATAGGATTAGAAAGATCTTCTGGCTCATCATAACCTGGATGGATGTTACTGAGATGCCTTCCCAAGTTTCCTTTATCAAGGAAAAGGTTGACTGTCAACTAAGGCAGGAATATATCACAGGCTAAATTTGATAATGTAGCATGTGATAGTGAGCTATTCATAGAAGAAAGCTTTGGCAAAATAGTTGCGAGTTCTAATTTATGAGGTTCTAAAGGTAGTTGTTAATGTGAATTTTAGCTCACTCATCACAAATTTGGGCATCCAAGCTAATCAAATCATTCCAGTCTTAAAAGCAAATTTGCATCATGTGTTTAAAACTCAACCGATATGACTTGCAAGTTGAACAATGTTTCTCTGTCTTGGTGAATGAACTTAAAATGCTTAAGTCAAGAGAAATTACGTATGCAGCTGCTACAGAGTAACTCTGTCCACAAAATTTGCACCTCCTACTCTGTCATTATCAGAGTTTCAAAATACTTCTGAGGAACCTAATCCAGTATCAAAATACTGGTCTTTATCAGAGGAACCTACTCTGTCGTTATCAGAGTTTCAAAATACTCagtcttttcttggttttaCTACAAGAATAGAAGTTCCCTTCTCTGAAGAACCTAATCCAGTATTGGTCAGATCATGTTTAGAGTGATTGATGTATCCTTCAGTTTGGCACTGATTTGGGTTCCATATCTGGtccaaaatacaagaaaaactACACCTAATCACAAGAAGTTGTAACAGGTccagtaatttttcttttcttggaatGACTAGAGCGAGAAATGAATTTTTAATATAAAAATCTATGGCAAAGAGTCAAGCCTCAATTTTTCTTGTAGTCACCATACGTGACTCAGTGCCATCTGTCATTAGTTTATTGCATTGTTTATAAGGAACTGGCAATCAAACTGTGGTAAAATATCAAGAAGATAACTGTCCAATTAAAATCTCAATTGGAGGCAGAAAGTCTCAAGTTTTTACTATTCAAAGTTTTGAAGGCATTATTGACACTCCGGTCCATCACATTTGCTGCACTAGATTTTCCACTGACAGTTCCTCCCTGCATTTCAGATACTAATGCataaaaagttttcaagaacagTGTTACTTCATCATAATCACATAGTTACTCATGTATATTAGATTTTAAATATACATCTGAAAATTCATGGGTTTTGTTTGGAAGCTGAAGTGGAGTTAATGCAAATATCAAATTTGAATCTTGAAATGGAGCAAACTATTGCTAACGATTTATAAGTAAACTGTTGGTTAGCTAAAAAGATCAGAAATAATTAAGGGGAGTGGAGAAGATAACAATTTCTCTTGTAGTTTGTGTTTTTGAAAGTGTGGGAAAGAAAAGAGTTGATGAGGGGGAGGAGaatgaaaaatgaaggaaagagGATGGAGTTTGAAGTTCAGGtctttttttgacaatttttttttggtgtttggggggggggggggttaggGGTGGAACTGGGAGGATTAGTTCACTGAGCTGAGAGAGGACTAAGAGGGTAGAGTTGGGGTCTGCTGCATgcggctgctgctgctgctggggACTGTGTCTGAATAGTCTTTTCTTTTGTGTTGAAATGAGCCAAAGCCTGAAAAGGGTAAAATGTTGGGTCACTGAGCGGACTGAGATCTGATTAGAAATGTCTCTGTGATAAAGATGGGATCTGTTGGATTAGCGGAGCTGTGATGCTGCTGTATGAGTACAACAGCCAAAGGGGATTGTTGTAGCATTTGCCCATGACTTTTGCACTGATACTACTTTagtctctttcttcttcttttttttttttttttttttgtttggatacATCAGATCCTTTTTGTTTTGTACTTGTCCAGTCACACCTTAGTTAATTAACTTTGTTATTGTGTTTGGTTTGCTATGATTATCTAATTGTTGTAGTTTATAATGCGCAGTAATTTTTACATGCTGTAGTTTTGAAAATGTGATAGACTAAATGTGCAACGAGTGAAACATAGTGGAAATGGTAGTAATAAAAAATTAGGAATGATCAAAATTGTTGGAACTGAGACATATATGAAATTGAAATTAGTACAAGGTGTGTGGACCCTGAGCCCAAAATTGCTTGTTTCCATGTATTGCCTTTATACTCTTTTGCTTAAAAAATCAAGCAATGCTtgagaaatttttgttttgaaatttatCAATATTGCTAATGGAATTTCAATCTCCCCAATTGCCTTTTACTCTTGAACTCATTTGtgacatttttattttcatttgatttttcTGTTCATCAAATGTTCGAGAGGGATCTCACATGCAATAGTAATTCATTAAGAAATTGAACTTGATGCAGATGCTGTTGTTGACCTCCTTACTAGattttacttgtaaattttcttCGTTATTTTTTGAGTGCAACATTTTAATTTCAACAGCCCCTGTCAAGCATTTTTATAGGAAATACTGTGCCGATCTCCTTGCAAAAATTGGGGGAAGCATACtgaacttttttattttattgaattgTAAACCTCAGTTAATTAGTAACTTTTGAAGAATGATAGCAGGGGATTTTGTCTTCCCTGTTTCATGATGTCATAAAAATTTACCATTCTTATTTTTtgcacataaaaaaaaatgtaggtTCAATGGAAATTACTTAACTAATGACAAAAATGTCCAAGGAAGTAACTTTTTTCTGGGGCTTGTACTGAAAATTTATTTTGCTCGTTACTCCCTCATCTTGCTTCTTGAGACTTGAGCAGTAATGCCTTTagtaaaaataaacaaactttCGAATCCATTAACATTAGAGAGAGACTCCTACTGGATAAATAGATTGATGGCCTAGTAGGCAGAGAATATTGAAAGTTAACAGTGCTAACAAAAAAGTTTGACAGTGGTCGCCACAGAGCTGTCTAATTTTGCTAACTAGAGGGGTGGTATTTTTGTAATAATGGTTAATCTTAGGGGAAGTTAGTATACTTTATTGATAAAGACAAATAACGGATAgaaagatgaaaatgaaagcACAGACAAATTGAAGTGGCACCAATGTGCATTCAGGCATGGTATCTGAAGCAAAATTGGTATATAAAAATATTTCCATGATTGTAtctatttgtatttttttactGTCTCTATTTGTATTAATGCATTGGAGATGACACTTTCATTTTGCTGGTTTTATTCTCTTTTTGGTTTTGGCTTCAAGTTGTACTTAAAACAGGTGGAAAACAAATTCTATAGAATCTTCTTTGTGAAAGTTTAGCCTATGATAATTCTGCATCTTTAGAACACAGTAGAGAAGCACTAATAGTGTTCTTATTGGTGGCATGGTGGCGTGGTGTTACATGGAGTCTTTCATATATAATTACTGCAGTTATTATTTCTCTGATAATTGATTCTGGCAATGAACTAAAACTTTTAGGAGCCCAACTTAATTCATCATTCAAATCAATTGACCTACTCTTTTATCATTGCTAGTTgctctttttattattttagaaTCGTGTAAGCATGACTTCTGTGTCTCTTTTGCCATTCCAGTTCTTTTTAGATGTATTGGAGAATAGGAGTATCATTAAACTCAAGTAATGGTACAACTTTGGGGATCACCTTAAATGGTCTAGCTTTAATACAGTAATGCAGTGATCATGAGAACTCGAGTCTCTCACATAAAGATGTAGTTATATCATTAAAATGTAtgctaattttttataattaacaTTTGTGATTGTTAAAATTTCATAACTAGGATTTATGATTGCTGAAGCTGCTGTCTTTATTTTGCATAGGGAATGCTGATAGAATCAACATTAAAATTTCAAGGGTTGGTACCCCTGATTGTTTCCTTTGTCGACCGTTTATTGGGATGTTACAAACACCGTTGGCTGGGCGAGTGGCTGCTGGAGACATTCAATGAATCTTTCATCCCAAAACTTAATATAGACTATAAATTAGGATCTTACTTCCCCATTTTGGAAAGAATTTCGGCGAATGAGAGAGTTTCTCCGACAGGGTTGTTAGAGCTTCTTGCCAACTATATGGTTGTCCTGATTAAGAAACATGGTCCAGATACAGGGTTGAAATCATGGTGTCAGGGGAGCAAAATTCTGGGCATTTGTCGGACTATGATGATTCATCACCACAGTTCCAGTTTGTTTCTTGGACTTTCTCGTCTCCTTGCATTCGCTTGCCTTTATTTTCCTGATCTGGAGGTTCGTGACCATGCAAGGTACAATAAAGAGCTCTTTTTAGTCCTttctgaatttcaaaatatattcagCTTTTTTATATCAGGTTTACcttcaaaaaaatgaatttgttCATTTCTAGTTTTGTACATTGGATGAATCCCTTTCCTAGTGGAGAATGATATAAGATGGTATACTGCAAATGACTTTGGAAAGGAAGAAGTGGTGAAATTTGGAAATAGGACAATTGCATATGCTTTACGTAATTAGGCTCCTAATGATTTGTTGGCTCTTTATAGGACCTACCTGCGGATGCTGGTTTGCATTCCAGGAAAGAAGCTTCGCGACTTGCTGAACATTGGGGAGCAGCTTCCTGGAATTTCACCATCTACCAATTCTAGTTCATTTTTCAATCTTCAGTCTCCTCGCTATCATGACCCGAAGAAATCTCGGAATATTTCATCCTACATTCATCTTGAGCGCACTGTGCCACTTTTAGTTAGACAATCATGGTCCTTGTCATTGCCAGTGCTCAGATTAGATGATGATAAGCAGTCACTGGAAAGCTTCAAGGATAACAAAACTACAGGTGAGCCAAAGGAGCTTGACAGAAGTAGTAGTAGTATCGAGATTGTTTCTGATATTAACAGAATTAGCCAGCTTCAGGAGCCACTACGTGTGATGGACTCAAAAGTTTCAGAAATGGTGGGGATTTTAAGAAAGCATTTTGCATCAATTCCTGATTTTAGACACTTCCCAGGACTCAAGATCAAAATACCTTGTGTTTTGAGCTTTGACTCAGAGTTGTTTAATCACTCGGTAGGGACCAGCATACCCAGTGATAGCTGTGGAATAGATTCACTTCCAGCCATATACGCCACAGTGCTCAAATTTTCGTCTTCTGCACCGTATGGCAACATTCCATCATATCACATTCCTTTTCTTCTTGGCCAACCTGTCAAAAAGGATTACTCTTTCAGCGAAACTAATTCACTAGATATCGTTCCTGTTGGAAATGGTTCTGCCGAGGACAAAAGGTTTAAAGCTCATGTAATGATTGAATTAGAGCCCCGGGAACCACAACCTGGTGTCATCAATGTACATATTCAAACAAATGCGGACAATAGTGAGATCATTCAAGGACAGCTTCACAGTATCAAAGTGGGAATTGAAGATATGTTTCTCAAAGCTATTGTTCCAGAAGATGTCCCAACAGAAGCAGTGCCTAACTATTGTCTGGACCTGTTCAACGCCTTGTGGGAAGCATGTGGCACATCGTCTAGCACCGGGCGAGAAACCTTTGTCTTGAAAGGAGGCAAAGGAGTTGCTGCAATCAGCGGAACACAATCAGTGAAGCTGCTTGAGGTACCTTTCATGTCTTTGATTCAAGCTGTCCAGCGGTGCTTGGCACCATTTGTTGTTAGTGTAACTGGCGAACCTCTTATTAATATCGTGAAAGGTGGTGAAATAATAAGAGAGGTAGTATGGAAGGATTCTGATTCAGATTCTTTATCTGAGGCTCCGAACCCAGATGCGAGGTTGGATGGAGGTCCTCTTTATATCCAGTACATGGATGACGAAAATGAGAAAGGGCCTCACCTACAAATTTCCAAAAGGGACATGGGATGCTTCCTCATATTGATATTTCTTCCTCCAAGATTCCATCTCCTCTTCAAAATGGAAGTATGTGATGTTTCTACTTTAGTTCGGGTTAGAACTGATCATTGGCCATGTCTAGCTTATGTCGACGAGCTTTTGGAAGCCTTATTTATTGAGTGAAACTTTTCCTTACGTTTTAATTTAGTGTTTTCTcttaggaaattttccgcaatagaAGGGCTCAGTATTATTCCTTCGAGTTGTTCTGTATAAAGTATATTTGTAAATGCTTTTATGTATAGTACTCATCTAATTTCTGTAAAGTTGTGTGGTTTCTTATTTGCTCTTAAAACTAGAATGACAAGTAGTTTCCTGTCCATTCTTGATGGAAAAGAATTATGGGTGGAAAAGATTTTCCTTTCTGGGCCATTCTTGCGTATTATTGGGGTGGAGTTTTTAGCTAAAATAGCACTCTTTCTAAAAAATATTCTCAATGtgattcaatttcaaattttattctcATAATGAATGTTATTGTTTCCTATTGCCATATAGGATaataagaaaggaaagctttgtCTAGTCAACAGTTTCTAACATGaactaaaaattttgaatttttattagagAGGCACAAGAAGATCGCATAACTTTgataattttcttataattatttaaaataaatgcTACCATTATtggtttttgcatttttttgaaatatatcaAACCTAttgtatataatttttaaaaaataaatttgaaataattgcaatgaaaattgtaagcaataacaagaaaaaattacaaaaatttcaaggcTATCATATTTGTTTATGTTATCCTTCCTACTCCTTGAAAAGAATTTTTACAAGAAGTAATCAAACTAAAATTTTTAAGATTTCAAttgcaaattgaaaattatcaGATTATTATATAAGTAATCAACTAGTATAAAAGCCAATGTCATCCTACTACTTCAAAAAAGTCATGTAAAgggaaaaaagacaaaaataagcTTTTTATTAAACTTTAAAAATGCAATAAAGTTCTCAACATCCATATCTTACGCAAAGAACTAAAAAACAAAATATTCTGAACTAAAAAAACTTAGTTATAGTATAATTACAATGAATTTTCAATCGAAAAATGTGTCTCTTAATCATTACCAATTGCaagcaaatttaaaaaatttgaaccAACACTCTTGAAGCTGCTTAAGTGTTAGCACAGAGGGAATGAATACAAGAATGTCATTAGGCAATCCACTGATCCTATGTTTAGACACTTCAATAATGCTAAGTTCAAACACTTCATTGATCCTATTTCCAGAATGGTAAGCTCTATTTGATCACTGCAAATCACATATGGGGAATggggaaaacaaaaaagtaTCACAAGTTAGAAGTAAAATAATAGAAAACTAAAATCCAAAAAACATGTTTGCATGCATTATGCTTAAATTGTAGGTTTAGAGTCTAGAGAGATGATAACATCAGAAGGATAAAAATATGGCAACTCTACAAAGCTAAAGAATCTTTATACTTAACTAAGAGTAAAATGACAACAAAAATACCTCCACAAAGTTTGGAACAACAGAATGCAAAGGCAAGgaccattttttattttctttctctaGTTCCAAACGAATATTTTCCTGCATTGTTCA
This window encodes:
- the LOC113702252 gene encoding uncharacterized protein; protein product: MTTPPPPPKPLSSQEWETLIEDYNHGRLHRWTTYDYAGPPLVDLALSSILRKDFSLHLKQRLLIFLEEHSISLFTSPASLLRLLETLRLVIQSPNPNDAVSLSFSFKEQFLISTTSIFIVHGTFATADFETLEGLVELLLTIVNRPNHGIDRQTRAVACECLRELELAFPCLLSEIAAHIWGLCQSERTHAAQSYVLLLAAVIHSIVVYDKAPNVSILNASTPLFPFNVPRIFFENDKDGDDSDDIVGDDDEKNVSSASSNLKETNVRYKELRRVISFLLEWPQYLTCGGVLEFMRMTMPVANALELQASLLKVQFSGLIYTFDPLLCHAYLGMYLRLLDSFDGQEMEIANRLVLQSKELYLSYQNNVVFQLLSVHWLLGLIQLVIGRDVTKRKSFADVMSLSFYPAIFDPLALKSLKLDLAAYCSVLLDDFGTLKRYANGGTMTVEVGSEVSVVKLLEDGLMCVSGFKWLPPWSTETAVAFRTFHKFLVGTSSHSDLNESDSSSKRSPMELPIFCAIQGMLIESTLKFQGLVPLIVSFVDRLLGCYKHRWLGEWLLETFNESFIPKLNIDYKLGSYFPILERISANERVSPTGLLELLANYMVVLIKKHGPDTGLKSWCQGSKILGICRTMMIHHHSSSLFLGLSRLLAFACLYFPDLEVRDHARTYLRMLVCIPGKKLRDLLNIGEQLPGISPSTNSSSFFNLQSPRYHDPKKSRNISSYIHLERTVPLLVRQSWSLSLPVLRLDDDKQSLESFKDNKTTGEPKELDRSSSSIEIVSDINRISQLQEPLRVMDSKVSEMVGILRKHFASIPDFRHFPGLKIKIPCVLSFDSELFNHSVGTSIPSDSCGIDSLPAIYATVLKFSSSAPYGNIPSYHIPFLLGQPVKKDYSFSETNSLDIVPVGNGSAEDKRFKAHVMIELEPREPQPGVINVHIQTNADNSEIIQGQLHSIKVGIEDMFLKAIVPEDVPTEAVPNYCLDLFNALWEACGTSSSTGRETFVLKGGKGVAAISGTQSVKLLEVPFMSLIQAVQRCLAPFVVSVTGEPLINIVKGGEIIREVVWKDSDSDSLSEAPNPDARLDGGPLYIQYMDDENEKGPHLQISKRDMGCFLILIFLPPRFHLLFKMEVCDVSTLVRVRTDHWPCLAYVDELLEALFIE